The following are from one region of the Salicibibacter kimchii genome:
- a CDS encoding thioredoxin domain-containing protein, producing the protein MAQAKKRNTSKKAPIKMLVIITLALVIVMGALLFVANMGGGTTAVGQVPPVEDVPTTGNEDAPVSIVEFGDYKCPACANWDSEIVPQLYEDYVDSGDASLSFFNYIGFGEESLLASLSARSIYEEAPDQFWNYHHALMQHAGQQGSQVTTDLLLDLSEEHAPAVDQDELEEAILNQEAMTRIEEDHSVIEEFDVQSTPTIMVNDQVIDDPFDYDAIQSAIDEELAATSS; encoded by the coding sequence GTGGCTCAAGCAAAAAAGAGAAATACAAGTAAAAAAGCACCGATCAAAATGCTTGTCATTATTACGCTTGCCCTTGTCATTGTCATGGGAGCGCTCTTATTCGTCGCGAATATGGGAGGGGGTACCACGGCTGTCGGACAAGTCCCACCCGTCGAAGATGTTCCAACAACAGGAAATGAAGACGCCCCCGTTTCAATCGTTGAATTTGGAGATTATAAATGTCCGGCTTGTGCCAATTGGGATTCCGAAATCGTCCCCCAACTGTATGAGGATTACGTAGATTCCGGCGATGCCTCCCTATCATTTTTTAATTATATTGGTTTCGGCGAAGAGTCACTGTTGGCATCATTGTCTGCACGCTCCATTTATGAAGAAGCGCCCGATCAATTTTGGAACTATCATCACGCGCTCATGCAACATGCAGGGCAGCAAGGTTCACAGGTAACTACTGATCTTCTTTTGGATTTATCGGAAGAACATGCCCCGGCTGTAGATCAAGATGAACTGGAAGAGGCCATCCTTAACCAAGAAGCAATGACGAGAATTGAAGAGGATCACAGTGTCATAGAAGAATTTGATGTTCAATCGACGCCGACGATCATGGTCAACGACCAAGTCATTGACGATCCTTTTGACTATGACGCCATCCAATCAGCTATCGACGAGGAATTGGCGGCTACCAGCTCATGA
- a CDS encoding disulfide oxidoreductase, with translation MTRQSLFLYAAWLLALISTFGSLYFSEVAGYVPCEMCWYQRIAMYPLVVILGIATFRSDAGIRLYALPFSIIGAVLAALHYAEQKIPAFGGATPCADGVPCSAEYINWFGFITIPFLALIAFALITICLLFARQSSED, from the coding sequence ATGACGCGGCAAAGCCTCTTCCTATATGCCGCTTGGTTGCTGGCTTTAATTTCCACGTTCGGAAGCTTATATTTCAGTGAGGTCGCTGGTTATGTTCCTTGTGAAATGTGCTGGTATCAGCGGATCGCCATGTACCCTCTCGTGGTTATTCTTGGGATCGCGACCTTCCGATCTGATGCTGGCATTCGATTGTATGCACTCCCATTTTCCATTATCGGCGCTGTATTGGCAGCACTCCATTATGCGGAACAAAAAATCCCGGCGTTTGGCGGCGCAACGCCGTGTGCGGACGGCGTTCCATGTAGCGCCGAATACATTAATTGGTTTGGCTTTATCACCATTCCTTTTTTAGCCTTGATCGCTTTTGCACTCATTACCATTTGCTTATTGTTCGCGCGACAATCATCCGAGGATTAG
- a CDS encoding M15 family metallopeptidase — protein sequence MKHGKMAIVGTTVFLLLSACQETQENRQTDQPSEPEEETSENAEENNTEEENNDPWVIEEDQFNVTETVEGVDTIQNPDNIQVLVNHDYALPEGYEPDDLVVPDVTFSFDEDVEKRYLRAPAAEALEDLFDAASEDSQDLFAVSGFRSHERQDAIFANAVAESSEEEANETIAKPGNSEHQTGLAMDISSDSNDFQLSPAFAETEEGEWVAEHAHEHGFIIRYPEDGEAITEISYEPWHLRYVGEEVATIIYEHGITLEEFFEHTAKI from the coding sequence TTGAAACATGGGAAAATGGCGATTGTCGGAACGACCGTATTCCTCCTGTTAAGTGCTTGCCAGGAGACGCAAGAAAACCGGCAAACGGATCAACCTTCAGAACCAGAAGAAGAGACAAGCGAAAATGCGGAAGAAAATAACACCGAAGAAGAAAACAATGATCCATGGGTTATCGAAGAGGACCAGTTCAATGTGACGGAAACGGTGGAAGGCGTGGACACCATCCAAAATCCGGATAATATTCAAGTGCTAGTCAATCATGATTACGCCTTACCGGAAGGGTATGAGCCTGATGACCTCGTCGTTCCTGATGTCACCTTTTCTTTCGATGAAGACGTGGAGAAACGATATCTACGAGCGCCCGCCGCTGAGGCTTTGGAAGATTTATTCGACGCTGCTTCCGAAGACAGCCAGGACCTTTTTGCCGTTTCCGGATTTCGTTCCCATGAACGCCAAGACGCCATTTTTGCAAATGCTGTGGCGGAAAGCAGTGAAGAAGAGGCGAATGAAACGATCGCGAAACCCGGTAACAGCGAACATCAAACCGGGTTAGCGATGGACATTTCCAGCGATAGCAATGATTTTCAACTAAGCCCCGCATTTGCCGAAACGGAAGAAGGAGAATGGGTTGCCGAACATGCCCATGAACACGGATTTATCATCCGCTACCCGGAAGACGGAGAAGCGATAACAGAGATCTCCTACGAACCTTGGCATCTAAGGTATGTCGGCGAGGAAGTTGCAACAATTATTTACGAACATGGCATTACGCTTGAAGAATTTTTCGAGCACACCGCTAAAATATAA
- a CDS encoding YugN family protein — translation MLELRSQISGLQMPMKELEQKVKPFGFTIESGWEYDDAYMDYQMADNHGYHFLRIPFSIAVGENGSRDATVVLGMPFLFSHRYQSGLDHEGITAYSALWNQFSSQEEKDTYIDQAYVREGVMLVRELEQALST, via the coding sequence ATGTTGGAATTGCGATCACAAATCAGTGGCTTACAGATGCCAATGAAAGAATTGGAGCAAAAGGTTAAACCGTTCGGCTTTACGATCGAGAGCGGATGGGAATACGATGACGCGTACATGGATTATCAAATGGCGGATAACCACGGTTATCATTTTTTACGTATTCCATTTTCAATAGCGGTAGGGGAAAATGGCAGCAGGGATGCAACGGTCGTGTTGGGGATGCCATTCCTGTTTTCCCACCGTTATCAATCAGGACTTGATCATGAGGGGATTACGGCGTACAGTGCTCTATGGAACCAATTTTCATCACAGGAAGAAAAAGATACCTACATTGATCAAGCGTACGTTCGCGAGGGGGTTATGCTCGTTCGTGAATTGGAACAAGCGTTATCAACATAA
- a CDS encoding catalase: protein MSENENKNNENRKMTTAFGQPVPNDDNSKTAGKRGPMLMEDYWYLEKMAHFDREVIPERRMHAKGAGAYGTFTVTQDITKYTKADIFSEIGKQTDMFIRFSTVAGERGSADAERDIRGTAMKFYTEEGNWDIVGNNTPVFFLRDPKRFTDLNHVVKRNPKTNLKDPNAKYDFFSLLPESLHQVTIENSNRGTPASFRNMHLFSSHAYSMINADNERVWVMFHFRTQQGIKNLTDEEAGKLRGEDPESHTRDLYNAIAHGEYPKWTLYIQVMTEEEARKMPYNPFDLTKVWYKEDFPLIEVGELVLNRNPENYFTEVEQAAFAPTNIVPGIGFSPDKMLQGRIFSYSDTQRYRLGVNHWQIPVNYPQNAKDFHPYHRDGAMRVLHGAEGGEIHYSPNSYGEWADSKEHQEPALELEGPADYHNFREDDDNYFEQPGKLFRLMTPEEQEHLFINTANDMEGASEEVKVRHIENCYKADPDYGEGVAKAAGISMSKVNV, encoded by the coding sequence ATGAGCGAAAACGAAAACAAAAACAATGAAAATAGGAAAATGACAACGGCGTTTGGACAACCAGTCCCTAACGACGACAACTCCAAAACAGCCGGTAAACGCGGGCCAATGTTAATGGAGGACTACTGGTACCTAGAAAAAATGGCTCATTTTGACAGAGAAGTCATCCCGGAACGCCGTATGCATGCAAAAGGCGCCGGTGCATATGGTACATTTACCGTAACGCAGGATATTACAAAATATACAAAAGCCGACATCTTCTCTGAAATCGGCAAGCAGACGGATATGTTTATTCGTTTCTCTACCGTTGCCGGTGAACGGGGATCTGCGGATGCAGAGCGTGACATTCGCGGAACAGCCATGAAGTTCTATACAGAAGAAGGGAACTGGGATATTGTCGGTAACAATACACCGGTATTTTTCCTTCGGGATCCGAAGCGTTTTACAGATCTAAACCACGTGGTTAAACGTAATCCTAAAACGAATCTGAAAGATCCTAATGCAAAATATGATTTCTTTTCATTATTACCGGAATCACTGCACCAAGTAACCATCGAAAATAGTAATCGTGGGACTCCGGCAAGTTTCCGAAATATGCACTTATTCAGTAGCCACGCGTACAGCATGATCAATGCAGATAATGAGCGAGTGTGGGTTATGTTCCATTTCCGTACACAGCAGGGCATTAAAAACCTGACGGACGAAGAAGCGGGAAAATTACGCGGAGAAGATCCTGAGAGCCATACGAGAGATCTTTATAATGCCATCGCTCACGGTGAGTATCCAAAATGGACATTATATATTCAGGTCATGACGGAAGAAGAAGCCCGAAAAATGCCATATAACCCATTTGATTTGACGAAAGTCTGGTATAAAGAAGACTTCCCGCTGATCGAAGTCGGCGAATTGGTGCTTAACCGTAATCCGGAAAACTACTTTACAGAAGTAGAACAGGCAGCATTTGCACCGACGAATATTGTTCCGGGCATCGGTTTTTCACCGGACAAAATGCTCCAAGGGCGTATATTCTCTTATAGCGATACACAGCGTTATCGTTTAGGTGTCAATCATTGGCAAATTCCAGTTAACTACCCCCAAAATGCGAAAGACTTCCATCCATATCATCGTGATGGTGCTATGCGTGTCTTGCACGGAGCAGAAGGTGGGGAAATTCACTATTCCCCGAACAGCTATGGGGAATGGGCAGACAGCAAAGAGCATCAAGAACCAGCATTAGAACTCGAAGGACCGGCTGATTATCATAACTTCCGTGAAGATGATGATAATTACTTTGAGCAGCCCGGAAAGCTCTTCCGTCTCATGACGCCTGAAGAACAAGAACATTTATTTATCAATACAGCAAATGACATGGAAGGGGCAAGTGAAGAGGTTAAAGTAAGACATATTGAAAACTGCTACAAAGCTGACCCTGATTACGGGGAAGGTGTGGCTAAAGCCGCCGGTATTTCCATGAGTAAAGTGAATGTCTAA
- a CDS encoding Fur family transcriptional regulator, whose protein sequence is MSAKAYHTPQRQAVYEVIRESGDHPTAVEVMDRLRERGQNFAYGTIYNSLRYLVDAEYILELKLGDNASRYDANIDDHHHITCKECGKIDEIYADLPEEWLGTVAQETNYAVDEPVNLHHVVLKGVCADCQGK, encoded by the coding sequence ATGTCAGCTAAAGCTTATCATACGCCCCAACGACAAGCTGTGTACGAAGTTATACGGGAGTCGGGTGATCACCCGACAGCGGTGGAAGTTATGGATCGGCTTCGTGAACGCGGGCAAAACTTCGCTTATGGAACCATCTATAATTCCCTTCGTTACTTAGTGGATGCGGAATACATTCTGGAATTAAAATTGGGAGATAACGCCAGCCGCTATGACGCAAATATCGATGACCACCATCATATTACGTGCAAAGAGTGTGGGAAAATCGATGAAATCTATGCGGATCTTCCGGAAGAATGGCTCGGCACTGTTGCTCAAGAAACGAACTATGCCGTTGACGAACCCGTTAACTTACATCATGTTGTGTTAAAGGGGGTGTGTGCGGACTGTCAAGGCAAATGA